Within Bremerella sp. JC817, the genomic segment GCGGACGTCGTTTTTCCAGGTAAGACCTTGGGTTTACGGGCGATCTTCAATCGCTTAGGGACGCCCGAGAGGAACGAAGCCCCAGAGTCGACCAGCAATCGGCCTCGAATCGCTTCACGCCCCAGCAGCATCCGGAAGCCCATGGCGTCGCGATTGGCGAGAGTTATCTCAATTTGCCAGATTCCGCCCAAGATATCGACATTCGTCAATATAACTGGACGCTTGGTGACCTGACCGTTCGAACTGCGGACCTTGCGGAACTCAAGGACCGGTGCCTCGGCAACGATTGGGCCAGAAGAACTGCGTTGACGAGGATGGACTTTGAAACGGACCCAATCCTGACCATCCCGCTGCTCGTATTTCAGGTCGTACGCATGCAGCGAAGAAGACCGGGCCCCGGTGTCAATCTTCGCCTTGATCTTGGCGATCCCCAACTGGGGAAGCTGAACCCATTCGC encodes:
- a CDS encoding ATP-dependent zinc protease; translation: MASKAHPVKLPIIGWREWVQLPQLGIAKIKAKIDTGARSSSLHAYDLKYEQRDGQDWVRFKVHPRQRSSSGPIVAEAPVLEFRKVRSSNGQVTKRPVILTNVDILGGIWQIEITLANRDAMGFRMLLGREAIRGRLLVDSGASFLSGVPKRLKIARKPKVLPGKTTSAQPQQDAT